One Kineococcus radiotolerans SRS30216 = ATCC BAA-149 DNA window includes the following coding sequences:
- a CDS encoding GNAT family N-acetyltransferase yields the protein MPDLTGALVRTAHADAWAVTAGGRPGGAVADLGGARAACSGLPFGPYNGTDLLDPATTDPERVAAWWAARGTPWAWRTPPSPAWPTGWPGGDLLVHQRLAGLRPARFAPAPLPAGVAVRRAAPQDLDAVVAVDVAAFGGPAAPVRRWLAGHLENPGVEVGLVLDGDEPVAAAHAVRSDGAAGPAVLLAGVGVVPGARRRGVGAGLSSWLLERALAAGAALAHLQPDDDRAARVYARLGFTEVEGLDVRTPG from the coding sequence GTGCCCGACCTCACCGGCGCCCTCGTCCGCACCGCCCACGCCGACGCCTGGGCCGTCACCGCCGGCGGCCGCCCCGGAGGGGCCGTCGCGGACCTCGGCGGGGCCCGGGCCGCCTGCAGCGGACTGCCGTTCGGCCCGTACAACGGGACGGACCTCCTCGACCCCGCCACCACCGACCCGGAACGGGTGGCGGCGTGGTGGGCGGCCCGGGGCACCCCGTGGGCCTGGCGAACGCCCCCCTCCCCGGCGTGGCCGACCGGCTGGCCGGGCGGGGACCTCCTCGTCCACCAGCGCCTCGCCGGGCTGCGCCCCGCGCGGTTCGCCCCCGCCCCGCTGCCCGCCGGGGTCGCCGTCCGCCGCGCCGCGCCGCAGGACCTGGACGCCGTGGTGGCCGTGGACGTCGCGGCGTTCGGCGGACCCGCCGCCCCGGTCCGGCGCTGGCTGGCCGGGCACCTGGAGAACCCCGGCGTCGAGGTGGGTCTGGTGCTCGACGGCGACGAGCCCGTCGCCGCGGCGCACGCCGTGCGCTCCGACGGGGCCGCCGGGCCGGCGGTGCTGCTGGCCGGGGTGGGGGTCGTCCCCGGCGCGCGCCGGCGGGGCGTCGGCGCCGGGCTGTCGTCCTGGCTGCTGGAGCGCGCCCTCGCCGCCGGGGCCGCGCTGGCCCACCTCCAGCCCGACGACGACCGCGCCGCGCGCGTCTACGCGCGGCTGGGGTTCACCGAGGTCGAGGGGCTGGACGTGCGCACCCCGGGCTGA
- a CDS encoding GNAT family N-acetyltransferase, producing MVTTRLIDVGDAERLALLLRENRDFLAPYEPLREDAWFTAEGQRAVVEADLRAHEQGTGLPHVVLDDTGAVVGRTTLNGIVRGAFQSCSIGYWVAQDAGGRGVATAAVARLTGLAFDELGLHRVQAEVLVDNVRSRRVLERNGFTRYGLAPRYLRIAGRWQDCEVHQLLDPRA from the coding sequence GTGGTCACCACCCGCCTCATCGACGTCGGCGACGCGGAGCGGCTGGCGCTGCTGCTGCGGGAGAACCGCGACTTCCTGGCGCCGTACGAACCGCTGCGCGAGGACGCCTGGTTCACGGCCGAGGGCCAGCGCGCCGTCGTCGAGGCGGACCTGCGCGCCCACGAGCAGGGCACCGGCCTGCCCCACGTCGTCCTCGACGACACGGGCGCCGTCGTCGGCCGCACCACCCTCAACGGCATCGTCCGCGGAGCGTTCCAGTCGTGCAGCATCGGCTACTGGGTCGCCCAGGACGCGGGCGGCCGCGGGGTGGCCACCGCCGCGGTGGCGCGCCTGACCGGGCTGGCCTTCGACGAGCTCGGCCTGCACCGGGTGCAGGCCGAGGTCCTGGTGGACAACGTCCGCTCCCGGCGGGTGCTGGAGCGCAACGGCTTCACCCGCTACGGCCTGGCCCCCCGGTACCTGAGGATCGCCGGCCGGTGGCAGGACTGCGAGGTGCACCAGCTGCTGGACCCGCGGGCGTGA
- a CDS encoding ester cyclase has translation MGTGTADVAAVYERYLACCNEHRFDDLGEFVSEEVSGSGPVDGLAAYVEGVRAVAVGFPDYRWELQERVVQGDTVVARLTGRGTHTGPFSGIAPTGRTISVQELVVYRFADGRIVRCWGDLYPVVRDALRTPAPVGA, from the coding sequence GTGGGGACCGGAACCGCGGACGTGGCCGCCGTGTACGAGCGCTACCTCGCGTGCTGCAACGAGCACCGCTTCGACGACCTCGGCGAGTTCGTCTCCGAGGAGGTCAGCGGGTCCGGGCCCGTCGACGGGCTCGCCGCCTACGTCGAGGGGGTGCGGGCGGTGGCCGTCGGCTTTCCGGACTACCGCTGGGAGCTGCAGGAACGGGTGGTGCAGGGGGACACGGTCGTCGCCCGGCTCACCGGCCGGGGCACGCACACCGGCCCCTTCAGCGGCATCGCCCCCACCGGCCGCACGATCAGCGTCCAGGAACTGGTCGTCTACCGCTTCGCCGACGGCAGGATCGTCCGCTGCTGGGGCGACCTCTACCCCGTGGTGCGCGACGCCCTGCGGACCCCCGCCCCGGTGGGGGCCTGA
- a CDS encoding serine hydrolase domain-containing protein, with amino-acid sequence MELDGDLADRVRRTAEAQARRHRGLVVAAVRGGETAVHGAGSAGGAGTVPDGRTLFQIGSVTKVFTTLALAAAVTRGELALDTPVDASFPELSSPLPRPAITTAHLATHSSGLPRLPPGVLLRGLRQRSDPYRGLSPEDLVAGYGRCRSGARPGRRFRYSNFGVALLGQALARRAGTSWERLVADEVTGPLGLRDTVADVRPDQQDRRATGHSARRRPVPDWTLDAVAPAGGLWSTADDVLAFLRAHLEPGDGALPDALRLVQQPRFRANRWLQVCLGWMLTPLRGTEHSVLWHNGGTGGFFSFAGFQPQLGVGVVVLSNTARSVDRAGMELMTALVTGAGVPSA; translated from the coding sequence GTGGAACTCGACGGGGATCTGGCGGACCGGGTGCGGCGCACGGCCGAGGCGCAGGCGCGGCGCCACCGGGGGCTGGTGGTGGCCGCGGTGCGGGGCGGGGAGACCGCGGTGCACGGCGCGGGCAGCGCCGGGGGCGCGGGGACCGTCCCGGACGGGCGCACCCTGTTCCAGATCGGGTCCGTCACGAAGGTGTTCACCACCCTGGCCCTCGCGGCGGCGGTGACGCGGGGTGAGCTCGCGCTGGACACCCCCGTGGACGCCTCGTTCCCCGAGCTGTCCTCCCCGCTGCCGCGGCCGGCGATCACGACGGCCCACCTCGCGACGCACTCCTCCGGGCTCCCCCGCCTGCCGCCCGGGGTGCTGCTGCGCGGCCTGCGCCAGCGCTCGGACCCCTACCGGGGCCTCTCGCCCGAGGACCTCGTCGCGGGTTACGGCCGGTGCCGGTCCGGGGCGCGTCCCGGGCGGCGGTTCCGCTACTCCAACTTCGGCGTCGCCCTGCTCGGGCAGGCCCTGGCCCGGCGGGCGGGGACCTCCTGGGAGCGGCTCGTCGCCGACGAGGTCACCGGCCCCCTGGGGCTGCGGGACACGGTGGCCGACGTGCGTCCCGACCAGCAGGACCGCCGGGCGACCGGGCACTCCGCCCGCCGCCGGCCGGTGCCCGACTGGACCTTGGACGCGGTGGCGCCGGCCGGGGGCCTGTGGTCCACGGCGGACGACGTCCTGGCGTTCCTGCGCGCCCACCTCGAACCCGGGGACGGCGCGCTGCCCGACGCCCTGCGGCTGGTGCAGCAGCCGCGGTTCCGGGCGAACCGGTGGCTGCAGGTGTGCCTGGGCTGGATGCTGACCCCGCTGCGGGGTACGGAGCACTCCGTGCTCTGGCACAACGGCGGTACGGGCGGGTTCTTCTCCTTCGCCGGGTTCCAGCCGCAGCTGGGGGTCGGGGTCGTCGTGCTGAGCAACACCGCGCGCTCGGTGGACCGGGCGGGCATGGAGCTGATGACCGCTCTCGTGACCGGGGCCGGCGTCCCCTCGGCCTGA
- a CDS encoding putative bifunctional diguanylate cyclase/phosphodiesterase, with translation MTTRTQRRVDRTVDVGTVVLLLAVFTTCLAPVGDGVRSVVLAASGVVGLLGLVVGAVVHRPRPRWAWWAMALSGFVFLAGLGVRAWTAGRDDVPARLGDVFSLTGFTLLLLALGALLRAHRGLRREVVCDVLVLTCAGALASLRLLVLPALERAGADPAAIVLAGVYPMVDVVILGIVADLLISAPRRPSNRLLFGAILALLVGDTWFGVAEAAGAVLPPAAAQGFYAVGYLCLGAAAVHPSQSRRRAPAPDAGPSPRGDGDAWSPPRLVTLTVSMAAVVVLVTWPTTTHPRLHGLASASTLAVTFGLLVFRAVSAVDGQARARAVLERRTRHDSLTDLANREEVDRLVDGLRARPVPAGSDRWVLFCDLDGFKRVNDRWGHGAGDELLRTTAGRLRAVAGTAVVGRLSGDEFVLATVGTATEVEDLARAVLDAVGRPAQLPGAEVVVTASVGLARVLTGAEDALRDADAAMYRAKAQGRNRWALFDESMRSDAGDVLDLEVALRHAVDADAFEVVYQPVVDVADGRPRGVEALVRWNRPGVGPVSPVVFVPVLEDAGLIVAVGRSVLDRALAQLAEWRRAGAVDQAFTVSVNVSPRQLFDPALPDDLARLLHAHRVPGRCVVLELTESSMLEGDEATLDVLHRLRGLGVGLAVDDFGTGYSALSYLRDFPVTRVKIDRSFVNGIGRSARDEEVVRAVVAVSHALGLGITAEGVETAAQRDVLHGMGVTHGQGWLWSAALPPGELEPLLRLGVPSPGADGADAGDPSPDLRVGSA, from the coding sequence GTGACCACGAGGACGCAGCGGCGGGTGGACCGCACCGTCGACGTCGGCACCGTCGTGCTCCTCCTCGCGGTGTTCACCACCTGCCTCGCGCCCGTGGGCGACGGGGTGCGCTCCGTCGTGCTCGCCGCCAGCGGCGTCGTCGGCCTGCTCGGCCTGGTCGTCGGGGCCGTCGTGCACCGCCCCCGGCCGCGCTGGGCGTGGTGGGCGATGGCCCTGTCCGGGTTCGTCTTCCTCGCCGGGCTGGGCGTGCGGGCGTGGACGGCGGGACGGGACGACGTCCCGGCCCGCCTCGGCGACGTGTTCTCCCTCACCGGTTTCACCCTGCTGCTGCTGGCCCTGGGGGCGCTGCTGCGCGCCCACCGCGGGCTGCGCCGCGAGGTCGTCTGCGACGTGCTGGTCCTCACCTGCGCCGGGGCGCTCGCCTCGCTGCGGCTGCTCGTCCTGCCCGCCCTGGAGAGGGCCGGTGCGGACCCGGCGGCGATCGTCCTGGCCGGGGTGTACCCGATGGTCGACGTGGTGATCCTGGGGATCGTCGCGGACCTGCTGATCTCCGCCCCCCGCCGTCCCAGCAACCGGCTGCTCTTCGGGGCCATCCTCGCTCTCCTGGTGGGCGACACCTGGTTCGGCGTCGCGGAGGCCGCGGGCGCGGTCCTCCCGCCCGCGGCGGCCCAGGGGTTCTACGCCGTGGGCTACCTGTGCCTGGGGGCGGCCGCCGTGCACCCCTCCCAGTCGCGCCGCCGCGCGCCGGCCCCCGACGCCGGCCCGTCCCCCCGCGGCGACGGCGACGCCTGGTCGCCGCCGCGGCTGGTGACCCTCACGGTCTCGATGGCCGCCGTCGTCGTCCTGGTCACCTGGCCCACCACCACCCACCCCCGCCTGCACGGCCTCGCCTCCGCGTCCACCCTGGCCGTCACGTTCGGGTTGCTGGTCTTCCGCGCGGTCTCCGCCGTCGACGGGCAGGCCCGGGCGCGGGCGGTCCTGGAGCGGCGGACCCGCCACGACTCCCTGACCGACCTCGCCAACCGGGAGGAGGTCGACCGGCTCGTCGACGGGCTCCGGGCCCGTCCCGTCCCCGCCGGGTCCGACCGCTGGGTGCTGTTCTGCGACCTCGACGGCTTCAAGCGGGTCAACGACCGCTGGGGCCACGGGGCGGGCGACGAGCTGCTGCGGACCACCGCGGGGCGCCTGCGGGCCGTCGCCGGCACGGCGGTGGTGGGCCGGTTGTCCGGCGACGAGTTCGTCCTGGCCACGGTGGGCACCGCGACCGAGGTGGAGGACCTCGCCCGCGCCGTCCTCGACGCCGTCGGGCGGCCCGCGCAGCTGCCGGGCGCGGAGGTCGTCGTGACCGCCTCGGTCGGCCTGGCCCGCGTCCTCACCGGCGCCGAGGACGCGCTGCGCGACGCCGACGCCGCGATGTACCGGGCGAAGGCCCAGGGCCGCAACCGGTGGGCGCTGTTCGACGAGTCCATGCGCTCCGACGCCGGCGACGTCCTCGACCTGGAGGTCGCGCTGCGCCACGCGGTGGACGCCGACGCGTTCGAGGTCGTCTACCAGCCGGTCGTCGACGTCGCCGACGGCCGCCCGCGCGGGGTCGAGGCCCTGGTCCGCTGGAACCGTCCTGGCGTGGGCCCGGTCTCCCCGGTGGTGTTCGTCCCCGTCCTGGAGGACGCGGGCCTCATCGTCGCGGTGGGGCGCTCCGTCCTGGACCGGGCGCTCGCGCAGCTGGCCGAGTGGCGCCGGGCCGGGGCCGTCGACCAGGCGTTCACCGTGTCGGTGAACGTCTCCCCGCGGCAGCTGTTCGACCCCGCCCTGCCCGACGACCTGGCGCGGCTGCTGCACGCGCACCGGGTGCCGGGTCGCTGCGTGGTCCTGGAACTGACCGAGTCCTCGATGCTGGAGGGCGACGAGGCGACGCTGGACGTCCTGCACCGGCTGCGCGGGCTCGGCGTCGGCCTGGCCGTCGACGACTTCGGGACGGGGTACTCCGCGCTGAGCTACCTGCGCGACTTCCCCGTCACCCGGGTGAAGATCGACCGCAGCTTCGTCAACGGCATCGGCCGCTCCGCCCGGGACGAGGAGGTCGTGCGCGCCGTCGTGGCCGTCAGCCACGCCCTGGGCCTGGGCATCACCGCCGAGGGGGTCGAGACCGCCGCGCAGCGCGACGTCCTGCACGGCATGGGCGTGACGCACGGCCAGGGCTGGTTGTGGTCCGCGGCCCTGCCGCCGGGGGAGCTGGAACCGCTGCTGCGCCTGGGGGTCCCGTCGCCGGGGGCGGACGGCGCCGACGCGGGTGACCCGTCGCCGGACCTGCGGGTCGGGTCGGCCTGA
- a CDS encoding universal stress protein, translating into MVTVVHGRVVVGIDTLADSRAALEWAARTAAGRGADLELVRGVQLVPAPDPWSAGYAPQLLEHLEEAAWGELAAAREAVAHGGPGGGPGDVRATLVHDHPRTALLDAARSADLLVTGARRRSRLRAGLLGGFQLGSTSLFVASHATCPVVVVRGPAAEGARDLVVGFDGSLAATAAARWAVAHAARTGDRVRVLTVWRSAAHLALGLDPAEVHRTRAADETAVHARLEDLLRWLGEEEPHVEVSGTVVEDDHPEDVLLEAAAACALLVVGSRGHSALTSALIGSTSHAVLHHASTPVVVVPDAEQVAHRRRQAEHARAGAPARPARRPARH; encoded by the coding sequence GTGGTCACGGTCGTGCACGGCAGGGTGGTCGTCGGGATCGACACCCTCGCCGACTCCCGCGCCGCGCTGGAGTGGGCGGCGCGGACCGCCGCCGGGCGCGGCGCCGACCTCGAGCTCGTCCGCGGCGTGCAGCTCGTCCCCGCCCCGGACCCCTGGAGCGCCGGCTACGCGCCGCAGCTCCTGGAGCACCTCGAGGAGGCCGCCTGGGGCGAGCTGGCCGCGGCCCGCGAGGCCGTCGCGCACGGCGGTCCCGGCGGGGGCCCCGGCGACGTCCGCGCCACCCTCGTCCACGACCACCCCCGGACCGCGCTGCTGGACGCCGCCCGCTCCGCGGACCTCCTGGTCACCGGCGCCCGCCGCCGCAGCCGGCTGCGCGCCGGGCTGCTCGGGGGCTTCCAGCTGGGGTCCACCAGCCTGTTCGTCGCCTCCCACGCCACCTGCCCCGTCGTCGTGGTCCGCGGACCGGCCGCGGAGGGCGCCCGCGACCTCGTCGTCGGCTTCGACGGCTCCCTCGCGGCCACCGCCGCCGCCCGCTGGGCCGTCGCGCACGCCGCCCGCACCGGGGACCGCGTCCGGGTCCTGACGGTCTGGCGCAGCGCCGCGCACCTCGCGCTCGGGCTCGACCCCGCCGAGGTGCACCGGACCCGCGCCGCGGACGAGACCGCGGTGCACGCCCGCCTGGAGGACCTCCTGCGCTGGCTGGGCGAGGAGGAACCGCACGTCGAGGTCAGCGGCACCGTCGTCGAGGACGACCACCCCGAGGACGTCCTGCTCGAGGCCGCCGCGGCCTGCGCGCTGCTCGTCGTCGGCTCCCGCGGGCACAGCGCCCTGACCTCCGCCCTCATCGGCTCCACCAGCCACGCCGTCCTGCACCACGCGTCCACCCCCGTCGTGGTCGTCCCCGACGCCGAGCAGGTGGCCCACCGCCGCCGCCAGGCCGAGCACGCCCGGGCCGGCGCCCCGGCCCGCCCGGCGCGCCGGCCCGCCCGGCACTGA
- a CDS encoding antitoxin — protein sequence MPDFGNITEKASDAGIEKAGDAVDAKTGGGHAEQVDKVEDVADRKIGE from the coding sequence ATGCCCGACTTCGGGAACATCACCGAGAAGGCCAGCGACGCCGGGATCGAGAAGGCCGGGGACGCCGTCGACGCCAAGACCGGCGGCGGCCACGCCGAGCAGGTCGACAAGGTCGAGGACGTCGCCGACCGCAAGATCGGCGAGTGA
- a CDS encoding SpoIIE family protein phosphatase: protein MTLDGFAADVDRGASTRRLLSSAPVVALDRLTVLAARSLDAPTAHLSLLGEERHVVAATGPGADPRGHAGPLAGSLCAATAVEGLPLVVPDCAADERVAALPAVRSGAAGAHLGVPLRGRDGHVVGVLSVSSPRPRAWDGADVSTLTTLAAAAVSELELSALAVEHRTARVRGQLAVAAGGVGTFDWDLLTGELVWDERLLDLFGYAADDFGRDIAAFEARLHPDDRSRVGEALQQAIETCGPFEAEYRIVRPDGSTRWVQARGQALPDASGLAVRLLGAAYDTTSARDDDVRVARILESMASAFFFLDRGWRFTYVNAEAEKVLGRRREELLGGNVWALFPDAVGSDFETHYRSVARDGRPATFEAYYPAPLDAWFEVHAWPDPDGVSVYFTDVTERRRTLLELESARAQAVAAHAATTAAAARLQLLATVGEDLSATLDVHEAVARLSQHLVPALADWCLVTLVDEHGGLRDVGCQHSDPALLDTVRAYRDARLSALAPDSYLHGVWRTARPVTIGAGATEAVVRHLAGDSPARDLLRRLAPEALECLPLRAHGRTVGLLTLFHGAEHGPLAPADLLLVTEVADRAGLALDNARLYSAQHRIAESLQRSLLTAPVEPDRVQVAVRYQPAAQAARVGGDWYDAFLTPDGSTVLVIGDVAGHDIEAAAQMSQVRSLLRGIAYATGAGPATVLSGLDAAVSGLAVATTATVVVARLEQDADERRRGVTRLRWANAGHPPPVLVGADGTVRPLAVLPPQLLLGIDPGTHRADAVVALEPGSTVLMFTDGLVERRDRGLEEGLEELQECVAGLAGLTLDELVDGVLARLVPPGHDDDVALVAFRLHPVDEPRPAEAGPAREPDAVLPVPR from the coding sequence GTGACCCTGGACGGCTTCGCCGCCGACGTCGACCGGGGCGCCTCCACCCGCCGGCTGCTGTCCTCCGCCCCCGTCGTCGCCCTGGACCGCCTGACCGTCCTCGCCGCCCGCTCGCTGGACGCCCCCACCGCCCACCTGTCCCTGCTCGGCGAGGAGCGGCACGTCGTCGCGGCGACCGGGCCCGGCGCGGACCCGCGGGGGCACGCCGGCCCGCTGGCCGGGTCGCTGTGCGCCGCGACCGCCGTCGAGGGGCTGCCCCTGGTCGTCCCCGACTGCGCCGCCGACGAGCGCGTCGCGGCGCTGCCCGCGGTGCGCTCGGGAGCCGCCGGCGCCCACCTGGGCGTGCCGCTGCGCGGCCGGGACGGCCACGTCGTGGGGGTGCTGTCCGTCTCCTCGCCGCGGCCCCGGGCCTGGGACGGCGCCGACGTCTCGACGCTGACGACCCTCGCCGCCGCCGCCGTGAGCGAGCTGGAACTGTCGGCCCTGGCGGTGGAGCACCGGACCGCCCGGGTCCGGGGGCAGCTCGCGGTCGCCGCGGGCGGGGTCGGCACCTTCGACTGGGACCTCCTCACCGGCGAGCTGGTCTGGGACGAGCGGCTGCTGGACCTCTTCGGCTACGCCGCCGACGACTTCGGCCGCGACATCGCCGCCTTCGAGGCCCGCCTGCACCCCGACGACCGGTCCCGGGTCGGCGAGGCGCTGCAGCAGGCCATCGAGACGTGCGGGCCGTTCGAGGCGGAGTACCGGATCGTCCGCCCGGACGGTTCCACGCGCTGGGTCCAGGCCCGGGGGCAGGCGCTGCCCGACGCCTCCGGGCTCGCGGTGCGGCTGCTGGGCGCCGCCTACGACACGACGTCCGCGCGCGACGACGACGTCCGGGTCGCCCGGATCCTGGAGTCGATGGCCTCGGCGTTCTTCTTCCTCGACCGCGGCTGGCGCTTCACCTACGTCAACGCCGAGGCGGAGAAGGTGCTGGGCCGGCGCCGGGAGGAGCTGCTCGGGGGGAACGTCTGGGCCCTGTTCCCCGACGCGGTCGGCTCCGACTTCGAGACGCACTACCGCTCCGTGGCCCGCGACGGGCGGCCGGCCACCTTCGAGGCGTACTACCCCGCTCCGCTGGACGCCTGGTTCGAGGTCCACGCCTGGCCGGACCCGGACGGGGTGTCGGTGTACTTCACCGACGTCACCGAGCGGCGGCGGACGCTGCTGGAGCTGGAGTCCGCCCGGGCGCAGGCGGTGGCCGCGCACGCCGCCACCACCGCCGCCGCGGCCCGGCTGCAGCTGCTGGCCACCGTGGGCGAGGACCTCAGCGCCACGCTCGACGTGCACGAGGCCGTCGCCCGGCTGAGCCAGCACCTGGTGCCGGCCCTGGCCGACTGGTGCCTGGTCACCCTGGTCGACGAGCACGGCGGGTTGCGCGACGTCGGCTGCCAGCACAGCGACCCCGCCCTGCTGGACACCGTCCGCGCCTACCGCGACGCCCGGCTGTCCGCGCTCGCCCCCGACTCCTACCTCCACGGGGTCTGGCGCACCGCCCGGCCGGTGACGATCGGCGCGGGCGCCACGGAGGCCGTCGTCCGCCACCTCGCCGGGGACAGCCCGGCCCGGGACCTGCTGCGGCGGCTGGCCCCGGAGGCCCTGGAGTGCCTGCCCCTGCGCGCCCACGGGCGCACCGTCGGGCTGCTGACCCTCTTCCACGGCGCCGAGCACGGGCCGCTGGCCCCGGCGGACCTCCTGCTGGTCACCGAGGTCGCCGACCGCGCGGGGCTCGCGCTGGACAACGCGCGGCTGTACTCCGCCCAGCACCGCATCGCGGAGAGCCTGCAGCGCAGCCTGCTGACCGCCCCGGTCGAGCCGGACCGGGTGCAGGTGGCGGTCCGGTACCAGCCGGCGGCGCAGGCGGCCCGGGTCGGCGGCGACTGGTACGACGCGTTCCTCACCCCCGACGGGTCCACCGTCCTGGTCATCGGCGACGTCGCGGGGCACGACATCGAGGCCGCGGCGCAGATGAGCCAGGTCCGGTCCCTGCTGCGCGGCATCGCCTACGCCACGGGCGCGGGCCCGGCGACGGTCCTCTCCGGGCTGGACGCGGCGGTGAGCGGCCTGGCCGTGGCCACGACCGCCACCGTGGTCGTGGCCCGCCTGGAGCAGGACGCCGACGAGCGCCGGCGCGGGGTCACCCGGCTGCGGTGGGCCAACGCCGGGCACCCGCCGCCGGTCCTGGTCGGCGCGGACGGGACGGTCCGCCCGCTGGCGGTGCTCCCCCCGCAGCTGCTGCTGGGCATCGACCCGGGCACCCACCGCGCCGACGCCGTCGTCGCCCTCGAACCCGGCTCGACCGTCCTCATGTTCACCGACGGTCTCGTCGAGCGCCGCGACCGCGGGCTGGAGGAGGGGCTGGAGGAGCTGCAGGAGTGCGTGGCGGGGCTGGCCGGGCTGACCCTGGACGAGCTGGTCGACGGCGTCCTGGCCCGCCTGGTGCCGCCGGGCCACGACGACGACGTGGCCCTGGTCGCGTTCCGGCTGCACCCGGTGGACGAGCCCCGTCCCGCGGAGGCCGGCCCCGCCCGGGAGCCGGACGCGGTCCTGCCCGTCCCCCGCTGA
- a CDS encoding aminotransferase class I/II-fold pyridoxal phosphate-dependent enzyme: MRLAQRARTVQPFHALAFGQQAADLEARGEHVVRLSIGEPDFGAPPAVREAMREVMDGRPLPYTPSTGAPALRRAIAGFYRDRHGVEVDPERIVVTSGASSALLLVLAATVDPGSEVVVADPSYPCNRQLVETFGGVVAAVATTAASRYQLDPASVERAWSERTAAVMVATPSNPTGTSVPPGQLAEICALARARGAWRIVDEIYLDLADPSPGGAAPRTVLAVDPDAVVVNSFSKYFGMTGWRLGWAVLPAELVPAVEKLAMNYFLCASAPAQQAALACFTPESLALCEERRVELAARRRAVLDGLAGLGLPVPVEPDGAFYVYFDVSGTGLGSWEFCERALREAHVALTPGRDFGVDTAETHVRLSYAASRAEIAEGLRRLGAFLAGLRP; the protein is encoded by the coding sequence GTGAGACTCGCCCAGCGCGCCCGGACCGTGCAGCCGTTCCACGCCCTGGCCTTCGGCCAGCAGGCCGCCGACCTCGAGGCCCGGGGTGAGCACGTGGTCCGCCTCAGCATCGGGGAGCCGGACTTCGGCGCGCCCCCGGCGGTGCGGGAGGCGATGCGGGAGGTGATGGACGGCCGTCCCCTGCCCTACACCCCGTCGACGGGGGCGCCGGCGCTGCGGCGGGCCATCGCCGGGTTCTACCGCGACCGGCACGGCGTGGAGGTCGACCCGGAGCGGATCGTCGTCACCTCCGGGGCGTCCTCGGCGCTGCTGCTCGTGCTGGCCGCGACGGTCGACCCGGGGTCGGAGGTCGTGGTGGCCGACCCCTCCTACCCGTGCAACCGGCAGCTCGTGGAGACCTTCGGCGGGGTGGTGGCCGCGGTGGCGACCACCGCCGCGTCGCGCTACCAGCTGGACCCGGCCTCGGTGGAGCGCGCCTGGAGCGAGCGCACCGCCGCCGTCATGGTCGCCACCCCGTCGAACCCCACCGGGACCTCCGTGCCGCCGGGGCAGCTGGCGGAGATCTGCGCGCTGGCCCGCGCCCGCGGGGCGTGGCGGATCGTGGACGAGATCTACCTCGACCTCGCCGACCCCTCCCCGGGGGGCGCCGCCCCCCGCACCGTCCTCGCCGTCGACCCGGACGCGGTGGTGGTGAACAGCTTCTCGAAGTACTTCGGCATGACCGGGTGGCGGCTGGGGTGGGCGGTCCTGCCCGCGGAACTCGTCCCGGCGGTGGAGAAGCTGGCGATGAACTACTTCCTCTGCGCCTCGGCCCCGGCCCAGCAGGCCGCGCTGGCCTGCTTCACCCCGGAGTCGCTGGCCCTGTGCGAGGAACGGCGCGTGGAGCTCGCCGCCCGCCGGCGCGCCGTGCTGGACGGGCTGGCCGGGCTGGGCCTGCCCGTCCCCGTCGAACCCGACGGCGCGTTCTACGTGTACTTCGACGTCTCGGGGACGGGACTGGGTTCGTGGGAGTTCTGCGAGCGCGCCCTGCGGGAGGCGCACGTGGCCCTGACCCCAGGCCGCGACTTCGGCGTCGACACGGCCGAGACCCACGTGCGGTTGTCGTACGCGGCCTCGCGCGCGGAGATCGCCGAGGGGTTGCGGCGCCTGGGCGCGTTCCTGGCCGGCCTCAGGCCCTGA